Genomic segment of uncultured Fibrobacter sp.:
ATTGTTCTTGGGATAAATGGATGCAAATGCGATCTGCCGCCACCTCCGGTTCCTCCGGCAATTATCGTTTTTGAAGGTTTTTCAGGATTAAGCCGATCAACACGTCCCAACTGATCTCGTTGTCCAAAGCCAAGAATCATATAACGCGATATTGATTCAGCCTTGTGATTTCGCGGAACATTGCTTTCGGTTGATGTAATTATTTTTTTTAAAGCACTTCCAGAAGGAATTTGCTTTTCCACCTTATCGGGAAAGGTAAAATCTCCCACACGGCTACCGATGATCAGAGTTCGCATTCTTTTTTGTGGAACTCCGTAATCAGCTGCATTTACAACCGTAGGTTTAGCAACAGAATATCCTGCAGTTTGCAAAATTTCACAAGCATGACGAACTTGCTCTCCTCCGTCAATGCTTAAAAGTCCATCGACATTTTCTATTAAAAAAGTTTCGGGCAAAAAATGCACAATAACATTTATATAACAAAAAAGCAAATTGCCATATTTTTCATGTTGAAATCCAACACGTTTAAAATTTTCTCCACTTTTAGAAAAACGTTGATTTGCTGCAATACTAAACGATTGACAGGGGGGACCACCATGAAAAACACCTGGGAATTTTTTTTGTACTCCTTCCGCTTCAAGACGAGCTATAACAGATTCGTAGTCCTGCATATTTCCCGAAAAATCAGGAGGACCAAGAACCTTCTTTGCACCATTAGCACGAAGTGTATCACAAAACATTTCATTTATTTCAACATCAAAAATTGTATCAAAACCAGCATATTTAAAGCCAACATCCAAACCTCCCGCGCCAGAAAAAAAACTGACACAAGGAATATGCGGAGCAACCATTTTTCGCTCATTTACAGGAATAAACTCAGGAAAAACAAAGTCTTCAAAACTCGATTCATCAGAATAAACGAGAGAATTGTAGTCAAGTCCCTTTTGCGCGAGGATTTCTTCGAAAGGAGTCTCTGTTTTAATGGAATAATCTAATAATTTTTTTTGATTTCTATAAGAAAGTCGTTTCATTATACAATATTCCTTTTCGCAAGTTCATATACATCACGAGCCATTTTCTTAGATGAAAAATCGGAGACATTCCATTCCGTGAGTTTTATTTTGTAATAAATGTGGATGCTTCGATGGCAAGTTGGACACAGAGGCTTCAAATCATCTAACGTTGTCGTCGAGCCATTGCTATTAAGCGTTGCAGACAGAGGCAAGATATGATGTAGTTCTAAGATATTGGAATCTGTAAGCCAGGGGTATTTTTCTACAGGATGCATTCCACAAGCATCACATATATATTCAGGATTCACTCTAAAAAAACGTGTTCTCAAAAGTGGGCTACGCTCTATCTTTTGGTGAGAATCAAAAGCCTTTCGACCTTCGCGCACGGCAAATTCAAAAACACTTCGATCTCGAAGTTTTATATCCAAATTCTGCATCTGCGCATAATTTTTTAAAGATGAGAGCCTAAGGAATTCCGTATTCGGGTCACACTCCCTTTTCTCTCCTATAAAAGGAACAGTAGCGCTCAATATTGCGTCTATATCAGAAGTGTCTAAATAAAGTTTTTTATCAAACCAGCGAATATAAGAGACCTGTCCCATAAAAACGAGCATTTCGCGAACTTGACGTTCTTCATCGCCATAAGGCAATCTCGAAGTTCTATTTAAATTTCTATAATGAGAAATGTCTTCTAATCCAGTACAATCATTCCCAATGACATAAGAAAACACATCTTCCAAAGATACAGGCCTTTCTCTTCTTGCTATAAGTAGCTTTAATATTGCTATAAAAGGAAAAACTGGAGGCACTTGTGCACTATACTCTTCAAATGCTGGATAAGGATATTGAAAATGCGAGAATACAAAATTCAGATACTCATCAGGAGAAAAAGGGGCTTGCCCCGCAAGATTTTGACACAAGCTCGTTACAATAAGCCTACCTTCAATTTTTGAAGCAAGCATTGAACATTGAAAGACACGTGCATAATTTCGCCACACCTTATAATGCGATGGCGAAAACGGCAAGCCCGTATTCATTTCAAGAGGGTTGCGCAAGAAATCATCTTTAGCATCAAGATCTATACCGTCTAAAGAATTCAAAACCCTTGCAATCGCACAAATATTATCAAAATGGAAATACGACAACCGTCCTTGGTCCCAACGCCACCGCATGATTCAACTCCAAAAACTAAGAATAAAATTTTGTTCTCTAATATAAAAAAAAGGTATGTCATAAGGCGACATCTATCTATAATTGTATTCAATTCACCCTATTTTTTCATCATCACGTTGTCATTTTTTTTGCATAATTCTATTTTTGAGCCGTTCAAAATTTAAACCAAGGATTAACAATGAGCAAGAATTACAAGATTGCAGTGCTCCCGGGCGACGGTATCGGTCCGGAAGTGATGAAAGAAGCTGTCCGCGTGTTGGACGTTGTTTCCAAGAAGTTCGGTTTCGACGTGAACGCCGAATGGGCAAACGTCGGTGGTGCCGCCTATGACGAAAGCGGTTCTCCGCTTCCGGAAAGCACCCTCAAGCTGGGTGAAGCTTCTGACTGTATTCTTTTCGGTTCCGTGGGTGGCCCGAAGTGGGAACACCTTCCGCCGAACCTGCAGCCGGAACGCGGCGCTCTCCTCCCGCTCCGTAAGCACTTCAAGCTTTTCTGCAACCTCCGCCCGGCCCGCGTCTACAAGGAACTCGCAGGCGCTTGCCCGCTCCGCGCAGACATCGTTGGCGACGGTTTCAACATCCTCACCGTCCGCGAACTGACGGGTGACGTTTACTTTGGCCAGCCGAAGGGCCGCGAAGGCGTTCCGGGCTCCAAGGAAGAAATCGGCTTTGACACCATGAAGTACAGCCGCTACGAAGTCGAACGCATTGCCCGCTTCGCTTTCGACGCCGCTATGCTCCGCAACAAGAAGGTTGCCTCTATCGACAAGGCCAACGTGCTCACCACGAGCGTGCTCTGGCGCGAAGTCGTGAACGAAGTCATCAAGGACTATCCGGAACTCACTCTCGAACACCTCTACGTGGACAACGCTGCCATGCAGCTCCTGAAGCGCCCGCGTGAATTC
This window contains:
- a CDS encoding DNA cytosine methyltransferase, whose protein sequence is MKRLSYRNQKKLLDYSIKTETPFEEILAQKGLDYNSLVYSDESSFEDFVFPEFIPVNERKMVAPHIPCVSFFSGAGGLDVGFKYAGFDTIFDVEINEMFCDTLRANGAKKVLGPPDFSGNMQDYESVIARLEAEGVQKKFPGVFHGGPPCQSFSIAANQRFSKSGENFKRVGFQHEKYGNLLFCYINVIVHFLPETFLIENVDGLLSIDGGEQVRHACEILQTAGYSVAKPTVVNAADYGVPQKRMRTLIIGSRVGDFTFPDKVEKQIPSGSALKKIITSTESNVPRNHKAESISRYMILGFGQRDQLGRVDRLNPEKPSKTIIAGGTGGGGRSHLHPFIPRTMTVRECARLQTFPDDYVFIGPMARQFTQVGNAVPPVLGYEMACAIYNSIYR
- a CDS encoding HNH endonuclease encodes the protein MNSLDGIDLDAKDDFLRNPLEMNTGLPFSPSHYKVWRNYARVFQCSMLASKIEGRLIVTSLCQNLAGQAPFSPDEYLNFVFSHFQYPYPAFEEYSAQVPPVFPFIAILKLLIARRERPVSLEDVFSYVIGNDCTGLEDISHYRNLNRTSRLPYGDEERQVREMLVFMGQVSYIRWFDKKLYLDTSDIDAILSATVPFIGEKRECDPNTEFLRLSSLKNYAQMQNLDIKLRDRSVFEFAVREGRKAFDSHQKIERSPLLRTRFFRVNPEYICDACGMHPVEKYPWLTDSNILELHHILPLSATLNSNGSTTTLDDLKPLCPTCHRSIHIYYKIKLTEWNVSDFSSKKMARDVYELAKRNIV
- the leuB gene encoding 3-isopropylmalate dehydrogenase — its product is MSKNYKIAVLPGDGIGPEVMKEAVRVLDVVSKKFGFDVNAEWANVGGAAYDESGSPLPESTLKLGEASDCILFGSVGGPKWEHLPPNLQPERGALLPLRKHFKLFCNLRPARVYKELAGACPLRADIVGDGFNILTVRELTGDVYFGQPKGREGVPGSKEEIGFDTMKYSRYEVERIARFAFDAAMLRNKKVASIDKANVLTTSVLWREVVNEVIKDYPELTLEHLYVDNAAMQLLKRPREFDVLLCPNLFGDILTDECAMLTGSMGLLPSASIAEGSFGLYEPAGGSAPDIAGKGIANPLAQILSVALMLRYTFKEEEAAKAIEAACE